The Candidatus Mycolicibacterium alkanivorans genome contains a region encoding:
- a CDS encoding MBL fold metallo-hydrolase, which yields MKFNQYYLDCLSHASYLIGDETTGRAVVVDPQRDVSEYVADAKELGMTIDLVIETHFHADFLSGHLELAKATGARIVYSSVAKPEFDYLPVEDGERYCLGEVQLEFRHTPGHTPESLSIVLYEHAGDTVPYGVLTGDTLFIGDVGRPDLLASIGFTREELADKLYDSLHGKLMTLPDTTRVYPAHGAGSACGKNLSTDLWSTMGEQRKTNYALRAPDKATFMELVTEGQPPAPGYFVYDAILNRKDRDLLDEAEMPQPMTYDEVRAAMESGAMLVDGRSPEEFALGYLRGAVNIGLEGRYAEFAGSVVKPDVDIILMTEPGLELEGKNRLARIGFDRVVGYLAEPYQVMFTHRDDVEVASRLTSNALGERMADVPELQIVDVRNPGEAAAGMIAGAVNIPIGQLPDRIDELDRRRPTVVYCAGGYRSSIAASLLRRRGFADVSDVLGGYGAWEDAIQNA from the coding sequence ATGAAGTTCAACCAGTACTACCTGGATTGTCTGTCGCATGCGTCGTACTTGATCGGTGATGAGACCACCGGCCGCGCCGTTGTGGTCGACCCGCAGCGCGATGTGTCCGAGTACGTCGCCGACGCGAAGGAACTCGGGATGACGATTGACCTTGTCATCGAGACGCATTTTCATGCCGACTTCTTGTCTGGGCACTTGGAGTTGGCGAAGGCGACCGGCGCCAGGATCGTCTACTCGTCGGTGGCCAAGCCGGAGTTCGACTACTTGCCGGTTGAGGACGGCGAGCGTTACTGCCTGGGCGAGGTGCAGTTGGAGTTCCGGCACACTCCGGGTCATACCCCCGAGTCGCTGAGCATCGTGCTCTATGAGCATGCCGGTGACACCGTTCCCTACGGCGTGTTGACCGGTGACACCTTGTTCATCGGTGATGTGGGCCGGCCGGATCTGTTGGCCTCGATCGGTTTCACCCGTGAGGAGTTGGCCGACAAGCTCTACGACTCGTTGCACGGCAAGCTGATGACCCTGCCCGATACCACCCGGGTCTACCCGGCGCACGGCGCCGGCTCGGCCTGCGGCAAGAACCTGTCGACCGATCTGTGGTCGACGATGGGTGAACAGCGCAAGACCAACTACGCGCTGCGGGCCCCGGACAAGGCGACCTTCATGGAGTTGGTCACCGAGGGTCAGCCGCCGGCCCCCGGCTACTTCGTCTACGACGCGATCCTCAACCGCAAGGACCGCGACCTGCTCGATGAGGCCGAGATGCCGCAGCCGATGACCTACGACGAGGTGCGTGCGGCCATGGAGTCCGGGGCGATGCTGGTCGACGGCCGCAGCCCCGAGGAGTTCGCGCTGGGTTACCTGCGTGGCGCGGTCAATATCGGACTGGAGGGTCGTTACGCCGAGTTCGCCGGATCGGTGGTCAAGCCCGATGTGGACATCATCTTGATGACCGAGCCGGGTCTGGAGTTGGAGGGCAAGAACCGGTTGGCGCGAATCGGTTTCGACCGGGTCGTCGGCTACCTGGCCGAGCCGTACCAGGTGATGTTCACCCACCGCGACGACGTCGAGGTCGCCTCGCGACTGACCAGCAACGCGTTGGGTGAGCGGATGGCCGATGTGCCCGAGCTGCAGATCGTCGATGTGCGCAACCCCGGTGAGGCGGCCGCCGGCATGATCGCGGGGGCGGTGAACATCCCGATCGGCCAGCTTCCGGACCGTATCGACGAGCTCGACCGGCGTAGGCCGACTGTCGTGTACTGCGCCGGCGGTTACCGCTCGTCGATCGCTGCGAGCCTGCTGCGCCGGCGCGGCTTCGCCGATGTCAGTGATGTCCTGGGCGGCTACGGCGCCTGGGAAGACGCCATCCAAAACGCCTGA
- a CDS encoding metal-sensitive transcriptional regulator, with amino-acid sequence MVEDGKSTEVLHRLRRAQGQLAGVISMIEQGRDCKDIVIQLAAVSKALDRAGFKMVATGLRECATGVDSGATTPLTEAELEKLFLALA; translated from the coding sequence ATGGTCGAGGACGGCAAGTCCACCGAGGTCCTGCATCGGCTGCGCCGCGCACAGGGCCAACTGGCCGGTGTGATCTCGATGATCGAGCAGGGCCGCGACTGCAAGGACATCGTGATCCAGCTCGCCGCGGTATCGAAGGCGTTGGATCGGGCCGGATTCAAGATGGTCGCCACCGGTCTGCGCGAGTGCGCAACGGGAGTCGACTCCGGCGCCACAACCCCACTGACCGAGGCCGAGCTCGAAAAGTTGTTCCTCGCGCTCGCCTGA
- a CDS encoding sulfite exporter TauE/SafE family protein yields MITLAIVLAVFVGVSLGLIGGGGSILTVPLLAYVAGMEAKQAIATSLLVVGTTSVVGSISHARAGRVQWRTALLFGATAMAGAYGGGYLAKFIPGGALLIGFAVMMVATAFAMLRGRKNTAAGGDQSRRPPLLQIASVGLAVGTVTGLIGAGGGFLLVPALVLLGGLPMPIAVGTSLVIIAMNSFAGLLGYLSSVRIDWALGLALTAAAVVGALIGARFAGKINPETLRKGFGWFVLGMASLILGEEVHPAVGITGAALTVVAGAMTFACTHYAACPLRRLTRRSSPKAAAA; encoded by the coding sequence GTGATCACCCTGGCAATCGTCCTGGCGGTGTTCGTGGGCGTCTCTCTGGGACTGATCGGGGGCGGCGGATCGATCCTCACCGTTCCGCTGCTGGCCTATGTGGCCGGCATGGAGGCCAAGCAGGCCATCGCCACCTCGCTGCTGGTGGTCGGCACGACCAGCGTGGTGGGGTCCATCTCCCATGCCCGCGCCGGCCGGGTCCAGTGGCGGACCGCTCTGCTGTTCGGTGCGACGGCGATGGCGGGCGCCTACGGCGGCGGATATCTGGCCAAGTTCATTCCCGGCGGCGCGCTGCTCATCGGCTTCGCGGTGATGATGGTCGCGACCGCGTTCGCGATGCTGCGCGGCCGCAAGAACACTGCGGCCGGCGGGGATCAGTCCCGTCGGCCGCCGCTACTGCAGATCGCTTCCGTCGGCCTGGCCGTGGGCACGGTGACCGGATTGATCGGTGCAGGAGGCGGCTTCCTGCTGGTGCCCGCACTCGTCCTGCTCGGCGGGCTGCCGATGCCGATCGCCGTCGGTACGTCCCTGGTGATCATCGCGATGAACTCTTTCGCCGGCTTGCTGGGCTACCTGTCCAGCGTGCGGATCGATTGGGCCCTCGGCTTGGCGTTGACGGCAGCGGCGGTGGTGGGCGCTCTGATCGGCGCCCGGTTCGCGGGCAAGATCAATCCCGAGACGCTGCGCAAGGGATTCGGCTGGTTCGTGTTGGGCATGGCCTCGCTCATCCTCGGCGAGGAGGTCCATCCGGCCGTCGGCATCACCGGGGCGGCACTGACCGTCGTCGCAGGCGCGATGACCTTCGCCTGCACGCACTACGCGGCTTGCCCGCTGCGGCGGCTGACCCGCAGGTCGTCGCCGAAGGCGGCCGCAGCATGA